A window from Schistosoma haematobium chromosome 1, whole genome shotgun sequence encodes these proteins:
- the SMAD2_4 gene encoding Mothers against decapentaplegic 2, variant 3 (EggNog:ENOG410V4CT~COG:K) — MNGPFSLIERNTTIPLNNNLGMMNNKSRRNSLTIPNHNIHLSSLDDQSKLISQKTSSSEKHFIEQVSSNNEQSPNRFHSSEEFDNLLDSNTPILDFTFSDVQYWCSVFYYELNTRVGDAFHAGRPTLTIDGFTEPCYRSDRFSLGSLSHVNRPLQVEMTRRHIGRGIRLHHIGSEVYLECLSDAAVFVQSPSCNRFYSWHPATVVKVPPNVVYIRTYRTISYHKVENKL, encoded by the exons ATGAATGGTCCTTTCTCACTAATTGAACGTAATACTACCATAccacttaataataatttaggAATGATGAATAATAAATCACGTAGAAATTCATTAACAATACCAAATCATAATATACATTTATCGTCATTAGATGATCAAAGTAAATTAATTAGTCAAAAAACTTCTAGTTCTG aaAAGCACTTCATTGAACAAGTTAGTTCAAATAATGAACAAAGTCCTAATCGTTTTCATTCTTCAGAAGAATTTGATAATCTATTGGATTCAAATACGCCTATATTAGATTTTACTTTCTCCGATGTACAGTATTGGTGTAGTGTcttttattatgaattaaatacTCGTGTTGGTGATGCATTTCACGCTGGTCGGCCAACGTTAACAATTGATGGTTTTACTGAACCGTGTTATCGTTCTGATCGATTCAGTTTAGGCAGCTTAAGTCATGTTAATCGACCTTTGCAAGTTGAGATGACTAGAAGACATATTG GTCGTGGGATACGACTACATCATATCGGTAGTGAAGTTTACCTTGAATGTCTAAGTGATGCTGCGGTTTTTGTTCAATCACCCAGTTGTAATCGTTTCTACAGTTGGCATCCAGCAACTGTTGTCAAAGTCCCACCAA ACGTCGTTTATATACGGACATACCGGACTATATCATACCATAAAGTGGAAAACAAGTTATAA
- the SMAD2_4 gene encoding Mothers against decapentaplegic 2, variant 2 (EggNog:ENOG410V4CT~COG:K), whose amino-acid sequence MKFNQTSVDSSLGSLSVSSAVDRSYDSFLNNVDTQPGALLSELLSDCTPLDCFVSSTVQSSNSQDNISLSLYGVSSSSNNNNDNINNNSSNGNNNITNTIDDMNGIYGPINPNSHDCYRKNSTIELKSDPDISSKFIQEQAKDSGVLPVMSKRDNSIRDSIFSDRYDADKNNSTSNVTSTTNTTAVTTTSTSHSTTTTTTTTTSIIINNNYYESDVKHYTNTSSTLNQSTIVSLSLTTTITTTPTPIINQAALIAAALAKASADKTMNGPFSLIERNTTIPLNNNLGMMNNKSRRNSLTIPNHNIHLSSLDDQSKLISQKTSSSEKHFIEQVSSNNEQSPNRFHSSEEFDNLLDSNTPILDFTFSDVQYWCSVFYYELNTRVGDAFHAGRPTLTIDGFTEPCYRSDRFSLGSLSHVNRPLQVEMTRRHIGRGIRLHHIGSEVYLECLSDAAVFVQSPSCNRFYSWHPATVVKVPPKCNLKLFDSAAFASQLADNMSRSYESVFSLTHMCSIRVSFVKGWGAEYRRQTITSTPCWIEVHLNGPLKWLDRVLRQMGSPTLPCTSVS is encoded by the exons ATGAAGTTTAATCAAACATCTGTGGATTCATCTTTGGGTAGTCTTTCTGTATCGTCCGCTGTCGATCGATCATATGACTCGTTCTTGAACAATGTGGATACACAACCGGGTGCATTACTTTCTGAACTTTTGTCAGATTGTACACCACTTGATTGCTTTGTTTCAAGCACTGTACAATCATCCAATAGTCAAGATAATATATCTTTGTCACTTTATGGAGTATCATCATcttccaataataataatgataacattaataataatagcagtaatggtaataataacatTACGAATACTATTGATGATATGAATGGAATTTATGGTCCAATAAATCCTAATTCACATGATTGCTATCGAAAAAATTCTACAATTGAATTGAAATctg ATCCAGATATATCATCTAAATTTATTCAAGAACAGGCCAAAGATAGTGGTGTGCTGCCAGTTATGTCGAAACGTGATAATTCTATTAGAG atTCAATTTTCTCTGACCGTTATGATGCAGATAAAAATAACAGCACTAGTAATGTCACTTCCACCACTAATACTACTGCGGTTACTACTACGTCTACTTCTcattctactactactactactacaactactacttctatcattattaataataattattatgaatCAGATGTTAAACACTATACAAATACATCATCAACATTGAATCAATCCACCATAGTTTCATTATCActgacaacaacaataacaacaacaccGACACCAATCATAAATCAAGCCGCTTTAATTGCAGCTGCCTTAGCGAAAGCATCTGCAGACAAGACAATGAATGGTCCTTTCTCACTAATTGAACGTAATACTACCATAccacttaataataatttaggAATGATGAATAATAAATCACGTAGAAATTCATTAACAATACCAAATCATAATATACATTTATCGTCATTAGATGATCAAAGTAAATTAATTAGTCAAAAAACTTCTAGTTCTG aaAAGCACTTCATTGAACAAGTTAGTTCAAATAATGAACAAAGTCCTAATCGTTTTCATTCTTCAGAAGAATTTGATAATCTATTGGATTCAAATACGCCTATATTAGATTTTACTTTCTCCGATGTACAGTATTGGTGTAGTGTcttttattatgaattaaatacTCGTGTTGGTGATGCATTTCACGCTGGTCGGCCAACGTTAACAATTGATGGTTTTACTGAACCGTGTTATCGTTCTGATCGATTCAGTTTAGGCAGCTTAAGTCATGTTAATCGACCTTTGCAAGTTGAGATGACTAGAAGACATATTG GTCGTGGGATACGACTACATCATATCGGTAGTGAAGTTTACCTTGAATGTCTAAGTGATGCTGCGGTTTTTGTTCAATCACCCAGTTGTAATCGTTTCTACAGTTGGCATCCAGCAACTGTTGTCAAAGTCCCACCAA aGTGTAATTTAAAACTTTTTGATAGTGCAGCATTTGCTAGTCAATTAGCTGATAATATGTCACGTAGTTATGAATCTGTCTTTTCACTAACTCATATGTGTTCAATACGTGTTAGTTTTGTAAAAGGTTGGGGAGCAGAATATAG aaGACAAACAATAACCAGCACACCATGTTGGATAGAAGTACATTTAAATGGACCATTAAAATGGCTTGATCGTGTACTTCGACAAATGGGTTCACCTACACTTCCATGTACATCAGTGAGCTGA
- the SMAD2_4 gene encoding Mothers against decapentaplegic 2 (EggNog:ENOG410V4CT~COG:K), which translates to MKFNQTSVDSSLGSLSVSSAVDRSYDSFLNNVDTQPGALLSELLSDCTPLDCFVSSTVQSSNSQDNISLSLYGVSSSSNNNNDNINNNSSNGNNNITNTIDDMNGIYGPINPNSHDCYRKNSTIELKSDPDISSKFIQEQAKDSGVLPVMSKRDNSIREKHFIEQVSSNNEQSPNRFHSSEEFDNLLDSNTPILDFTFSDVQYWCSVFYYELNTRVGDAFHAGRPTLTIDGFTEPCYRSDRFSLGSLSHVNRPLQVEMTRRHIGRGIRLHHIGSEVYLECLSDAAVFVQSPSCNRFYSWHPATVVKVPPKCNLKLFDSAAFASQLADNMSRSYESVFSLTHMCSIRVSFVKGWGAEYRRQTITSTPCWIEVHLNGPLKWLDRVLRQMGSPTLPCTSVS; encoded by the exons ATGAAGTTTAATCAAACATCTGTGGATTCATCTTTGGGTAGTCTTTCTGTATCGTCCGCTGTCGATCGATCATATGACTCGTTCTTGAACAATGTGGATACACAACCGGGTGCATTACTTTCTGAACTTTTGTCAGATTGTACACCACTTGATTGCTTTGTTTCAAGCACTGTACAATCATCCAATAGTCAAGATAATATATCTTTGTCACTTTATGGAGTATCATCATcttccaataataataatgataacattaataataatagcagtaatggtaataataacatTACGAATACTATTGATGATATGAATGGAATTTATGGTCCAATAAATCCTAATTCACATGATTGCTATCGAAAAAATTCTACAATTGAATTGAAATctg ATCCAGATATATCATCTAAATTTATTCAAGAACAGGCCAAAGATAGTGGTGTGCTGCCAGTTATGTCGAAACGTGATAATTCTATTAGAG aaAAGCACTTCATTGAACAAGTTAGTTCAAATAATGAACAAAGTCCTAATCGTTTTCATTCTTCAGAAGAATTTGATAATCTATTGGATTCAAATACGCCTATATTAGATTTTACTTTCTCCGATGTACAGTATTGGTGTAGTGTcttttattatgaattaaatacTCGTGTTGGTGATGCATTTCACGCTGGTCGGCCAACGTTAACAATTGATGGTTTTACTGAACCGTGTTATCGTTCTGATCGATTCAGTTTAGGCAGCTTAAGTCATGTTAATCGACCTTTGCAAGTTGAGATGACTAGAAGACATATTG GTCGTGGGATACGACTACATCATATCGGTAGTGAAGTTTACCTTGAATGTCTAAGTGATGCTGCGGTTTTTGTTCAATCACCCAGTTGTAATCGTTTCTACAGTTGGCATCCAGCAACTGTTGTCAAAGTCCCACCAA aGTGTAATTTAAAACTTTTTGATAGTGCAGCATTTGCTAGTCAATTAGCTGATAATATGTCACGTAGTTATGAATCTGTCTTTTCACTAACTCATATGTGTTCAATACGTGTTAGTTTTGTAAAAGGTTGGGGAGCAGAATATAG aaGACAAACAATAACCAGCACACCATGTTGGATAGAAGTACATTTAAATGGACCATTAAAATGGCTTGATCGTGTACTTCGACAAATGGGTTCACCTACACTTCCATGTACATCAGTGAGCTGA